The nucleotide sequence ATTTCCATGGACTTTTGGTAAATCAAGTCTTGGATAAGTTTGAGTTCATTTTCATGCGAATCAACAAGTTCCTCTTGAGCTACAAGAACAAAGCAAGGCCAAGGTGTGGGGATTTCGCCGATTCTGTCGAAATAACCTTCATCCACGAAAGGTTTGGTAGTGTATTTCTCCCATAGAAATCCTTTTGGCTTTTGATCAGCAAAGGCATCCTTTGCACCGTCCATGTTCCCTACTACTTCAAATTGCAGTGATTCAGGCTGCCAACCTTTTTCTTTGGCCAGTAGATAGGTCATCAGATGGGAGCCTGATCCATATCGACTGATGAGGAAAGGTGTATGCTGTAGTTGATTTACAGTTTTAACTCCTGCTTTAGCAGGAACATGGACTCCCCATGTGAGAGGCGAGAGGACATGGTAACCAATTATTTTGCCTGGATTTCCTTCAATTTTATCTTTGATAAAGCTTTCTGTGAGAATAATGGCTATATCCGCTTCTTTTTCTCTAATGGCCTTGTTCATGGCTCCAGAACCTTTGGATTCATCCTTCCACGCAAGTTTGATGCCTTTTTCCAGCAGAGGTTGTTCATTGACCAATTGGATCCAGGGATAATTAAAATGTTCTGGAACGCCTATAATTTGGATTGTTTTCATGCCCAAAGATATATGCTTAGGGTGATTGGTAAAACACTTCTGGCTATTTTAGCACTGAGGTTATGTGTATTTACCGTGTCAATTCTTCAAGAAAGTAGAAAAGAGCATGCAAATGGTCTATATGGTCAGGGGCTGAATTGCCCGCAAAGGCCTTTATTCTTAGTTTTCCTACATGATTATCAGCTAGCTGTTGCATTCCCAATGGCCCATGATTCAAGACTGGATTTCTCTCTAATTGAAGTTTATGGATCAAGTAGTCGGCACATTCCGTGGTACTTGCATAAGTCCCTGGAAATACACTACTATGAGTGAATGTAAAGGAGATATTTTCTTTCATGGCCTCATGCGAAAGAGAAAGGAAAACGGCTAAATCTTCCTCCTTGATTTTGGCACCAGTGGCTAAGGTTTGGTTTTTGGGGATATATCCGGCGTGCATTCCATCTAAAAGTATTACCCCATCCATTTTGGGATGGGATTCCTGTTTCAGAATGGATCTTATTGCTCCATATCCTGCACTCCATCCAGATAGATAAATGGCTTTTATGGGGTTTTGAATAGCTTTCTCTGTTACCGTTAATAACTGTCCAAAAGCATCTGATTGGTCAAAAGGGCGGGAATAGGCAGACGAACCACTGCCCAGATTGATAGTCAAAGCAGCCCAGTGTATTTTATTTTTTATAGCATGATCGGCTATTTCGTGGGGACCGTGAAAATGGATCAATAGGGAAACACTGTCTCGGATTTCGTCGTCAGGAAGATAAAGATGGGCGGGATATGGCAAACCTACGTCAAGATCTAAATGTTTCCCCGGAAGGTCAACCGGGGCTATCCGTTCATGGGGACGAATACTTTCTGTCATAGGTGATGGGTTTTGGGGTGCCATATGGTTTTGTTTTTGCGCATACAGCAGGTTTCCCAAGAGGGTGAAATAGCTCAAAGAGATGAGCTGTAAAGCCCTTTTCGTTGCGGGCAACTGACGTATAAAGGTCTGGAAATTATATGCCAATATCCTCATTCCACAGGCTTGGATGGTTAGTGATAAAAGTCTCCATTAATTGCTTACAGGTATTATCATTGCTGACAATAACTTCCACACCTCTTGATTTTAGAAGCGTTTCTTCTCCCATAAATGTTTGGTTTTCACCAATGACAACTTTTGGGATACGATAGAGTAATATGGTTCCGGAACACATGGGGCATGGAGAAAGGGTGGTGTACAAAACGCTATTTTGATAAACTTTAGCAGCTTGTCTTCCAGCATTTTCTATGGCATCCATTTCTCCGTGCAATATGGCACTTCCTTTTTGAACTCTTCGATTATGTCCTCTTCCTATTATCTTGCCTTCATAGACTAGGACGGAGCCAATTGGAATGCCTCCTTCATTAAGTCCTTTTTGGGCTTCTTCTATAGCTGCTTTTAGAAATTTGTCCATGTTTTGAGAGTTGAGTAAGTGCGTGAGTAGTTTGAAAATGGAACTGTGATATTCCCTGAGTTAAGTAGAATGTCCAATTAAAATACAGAATGATTTTCATATTGTTATCTCATAAGAGCATAATTTATCTGATACTTGATGTTTTATTTGGAGGAAAGTGTAGTTGTTTTTTGTGTTTCATGTATTTTAAAATGGTATTTACTAAGGAGTAAATAAAATATTTGGTAATTTTTACTGCTGAATATTTGGAACATTATAGGAGTGAAAAAATGAGAAAGGTAAGTAAAGTTGCGTGCTATAGTTATTAATGGAAACAATATAATGGTATATTTGTAGTTTGAATGTTTAATAATGTAATTTGTTATTGGTTTTATTTACCTGAAATTATAAATGAAAAATGCGATGGGAATTAAACTTAGTGTTGATGATCGTAATTTTAAATTAAAATGGAAATGTTAAGCTCGCTTAATCTTAATGTGAAAAATGAATTGTGAAATTCGCATATATTATGTGGGATTTATTTATTTTCGGAATGTTATTGCACACCAAGTAATTTTATAATGGAATTTACCCTTAGCGCATATTCGCTTACCTTGCTGATTTTTTCCGTTTTAACACTTTTTTTGTCAGTGGTGGTTTTTATTGGGCTCAACAAAAATGTGAGATGGTTTGGGGCAATGATGGTAGCTGTAAGTATTTGGGCAGCTTCAGATGGGGTGATGGTGGTTGTGGATGACTTGGGGCTCATGTTATCCATTGTGAATGCCGAATATGTGGGGATTGCATTGGTGCCAGTTTTTTGGTTGCTCTTTGTATTTCGTTTTGTAGGAAAGGAACAATGGTTAAAGCCCAGAATGGTGGCTGCACAGTTTATTTTTCCAATTTTGACCTTATTGATGGTTTGGACAAATGATTATCATCATTTGCACTATCAGTCCGCGGCTATCAAAGAAGTAAATGGGCTTTATGGACTGGTCACTGCAAAAGGTCCTTGGTATATTATTCATACTACCTATTTCTATTGCTGGATGATTTTTGGGATGTTCCTTTTACTATACCAGTATAAAAAGTCAGAGGGGATTTACCGAAAACAAACGGTGATTATCATTTTGGGTAGTTTGGTGCCTTGGGTAGCGAATATTTTGGTGGTTTTTCAGGTTGGGCCATTTAATGGCTTTGATCCAACACCCTATGGTTTTGTGGTCACTAGCTTTATAGTTGTCTTTGGTTTCTGGGAGTTGAGTTTGTTTGATTTAAGGCCTATAGCCCGTAACAAAGTAGTGGATTCTATGAGAGAAGGGATGGTGGTGCTGGATGTAGAAGATAGGATAGTGGATTTTAATGATCAAATGCTGCGAATTATAGGAAGGGGAAAGGGGGAAGTTACCGGACTTGGGTTTGGTAAACTAGGTTTTAAAGATGAACGGTGGAAAGAGCTGCTGGAGCAGGATACTGAACAGGTAGTTTACCTTGATTTATTGTTTGAGGGAGAAAAGCGATATTATGAAATCAACTGTAAAATCATCAGTGGAGGCAAGCGGGATTTCAGAGGTCGGCTGCTGATGTTTAGGGATATTACCCAATTCAGACTTGATCAAAGGAGATTAGAAGAACAGGCAAGGGAATTAAGTGAGTTGAACATGACCAAGGATAGATTGCTGTCCATTATTTCTCATGATATGAGAGGGCCTCTTAATTCACTCACACAGTTTTTGGAGATGAGCGAATCGGGATTTATCAGTGATCAAGAGTTTAAGGCCATGCTCCCAAAGATTTCAGAAAACTTAAGACAAGTTTCAGGTTTTATGGAGAACCTATTGGTGTGGGCGATGAGTCAACTGATGGGAGAGAATATTGAGAAAGAAGTATTTGATATAGATAAAGAATTAAGCTCTGTAGTAAATCTGTTCAAAGCTTCAATAGAGAATAAGGGAATACAAGTTGATCATTTAAGTAAGGGAGAGGCTTTGGTGTTTGCTGATCCAAACATGACTCGTCTTGTGCTGAGAAACTTGTTAAGCAATGCCCTTAAATTTTCTGATAAGGGGGATAAGATAAGTATCTACCTAGAGTTTGTGGGAAATCAAACAAAAGTTTTAGTAGAAGATACTGGAGTAGGTATTCCAGAGAAAAACTTGGATAGGATATTTTCAGCAGAAGCATTTACTACCTTTGGAACCCAGAAAGAACAAGGTACTGGATTAGGCTTGATGTTGAGCAAAGATTTTGTGGAGAAGAACGGTGGTGAAATTGGAGTAGAAAGTGAACTAGGAAAAGGGACGAAATTCTTTTTTACATTGCCGAGAAAAGCGAAAATTAAAAAGGAAAAAGGCCTCTTGAAATAAATTTGAAGAAGCCTTGATTTAACTTTTATAGGATAGATATCCGTGATTTTAGAATTGGAATCACTGCACTTTTTCTGAAAGTAATTCCTCTTCCATAATTTTTACATCATCTTTATCATCAACGAATATCACACAAATAGCAGCTATGATGAGGATAATCCCTGCAGAAAACAATGCATAAATTGCTTGTCCATCATAGAAATACTTCACGATATAACCTCCCACAAAGCCATTCAAGATTTGCGGTGCTGTGATAAAGAAATTGAAAATGCCCATATATACCCCCATTTTCTTGGGAGGGACTGAGCCTGCTAAAATGGCATAAGGCATGGCCAATATACTTGCCCAAGCAATCCCAACTCCTATCATGGAAATATTTAGTAGCCATTTCATTTCCACATTGCTCACCAAAATAATTGAAATTAGGCCTAAACCTCCAGCAGTCAGACATACCGCATGAGTCAGTTTTCTGCCTATTTTTGCTGCTATTACCGGGAGGGTCAAAGCGAAAATGGCAGAAACAAGGTTGTACACCCCGAAAATCACTCCTACATAATTTCCTGCTTCATTGAATTCCAAAGAAGACCTGTCAGTTGCTGGTAGCTCCCAAACATGCTGGGCTAGGGCCGGCGTGGTAAATACCCACATGGAGAATAGGGCAAACCAAGAGAAAAACTGCACAAGACCGAGTTGGCGCATAGTTTTGGGCATTGCCCAAAAGTCTGTGAAAATTCCCAAGATTCCCTTTTGTTCTTCAGTATTGTTGGAAGGATGGTCATTTTCTCCAGGAGGATATTCCGTGGTTCTGATTACTGTCCAAAGTATTGATGCCACCAATATTGTTGCGCCTATCATAAATGCCCAAATGACATTTTGGGGAACAACGCCATCTGAGCTACTGGTGGATATTCCCAACCATTCAGTAAGGATGTAAGGCAGCCAAGAACCGATTACTGCGCCCAGACCAATCAATAGGGTCTGTACTGCAAAACCTAGCGTGCGTTGGTCAGTGGGAAGTTTGTCCGCCACCAATGCCCTAAAGGGTTCCATGGCAATATTAAAGGAGGCATCCATGATCATCAGGAAACCTGCTCCAACCCATAAGGCTGGAAGGAATGCAATGAATAGAGAGGCGTTTGGCATGAGCATTAAACCAATGGCGGCCAATATCGCTCCTACCAAAAAGTAAGGTCTCCTTCTTCCTAATTTGGTCCAAGTTCTGTCACTGTAATGACCAATGATAGGCTGTATGATCATACCGGTAATTGGAGCAACCAACCAGAAGAGTGAAAGGTGTTCTACATCAGCACCAAAAGTCTGCAAAATCCTACTTGCATTGGCGTTTTGGAGGGCAAAGCCCATTTGAATGCCTAAAAAGCCGAAGCTCATATTCCAGATTTGCCAGAAGCTGAGCTTTTTCTTATGTATTTTGGGTTGCATTTATTTTTGAAATGGGTTTAAAAAAGGGAAAGCATTAAATATGTGTTTTTTAGTATGCTTTCCCTAGTAATTTAATGATTGATTATGATTAAAAGAAAATCTTAATTTCCTCCGAATCATTATGGATTCTCACTGCAGGTAGGGCAGGAGTTTCTAGAAAAGGCAAACAATTGTCTGGTAATGGATCAAAATCGGTGAGTCTTGTCAAAAAGGCTGTTGATTTCATTTCAGTTTCCAGTGTTTTATTGTTTACCCTAATAGTATTGGTCTCAAATCCGTGGAAGATCAATTCCAGTTGTTTAAAACTTGAATCAAATTCACCTTTTGATTTCTCAAGCAGTAATGTTTGTTGGTCACTGTCTAGGATGATTTTTCTTGAATAATAGTCTCCATTTTGATAAGCAGTACTTAGGCCGTCATCTTCATAGTGATTGTATTCTGTAATTCCACTACCCTTATAAATATGTAGTCTCAAAATTCCATCATGGTCTTCACCTGTATGGTTAACTGTGGATTGCATGGGGAGGATGGAACCTCCTTTTACCATAACAGGTAAATAATTGATCGGGCTGTCCAAGTAGATTTCCTGATTCCCTTGGTATTCCTTGTCATTAAAGAAATAGTACCACTGTCCTTCTGGTAAATAAACTTTACATATTTCTTTATTGCTTTCTATTGGGGCAATCAGTAGACTGTCACAGAAAAGATACTGGTTCTCAAATCTGCTGTCAAAGATGTTTTTGTCATGAGAATAATTAATGGCCAAGCTTTTTACTAGGGGTAAGCCATTGAGACTGCTTTGATGGAAACTGTTGTAGATCAAAGGCAGTAATTGGTAGCGAAGTTTAAGGTAATTTCTTGAAATTTCTTCCACTTCTTCACCAAAGGACCAAGGTTCTGCTGCTTTGCTATTGATCATAGAATGTGCCCGGTATAAAGGCGAGAAAGCTGCAATGCTCATCCACCTTGCGAAAAGGGCTGGGCTCGCTTCCCCGCAAAATCCGCCAACATCATATCCTGCAAATGCCACTCCACTCATGCCAAGACTATTTACCAATCTAATTCCGGCTAACATATGTTCTTCACTGGCTACATTATCTCCAGTCCAAGCTGCTGCATATCGCTGTATGCCTGCAAAACCAGCTCTTGTGAGAATAAAGGGCCTTTCCTGACCATTATAGGATGAACCTTGTTGGGCAGCTCGAGCCATTTGCATTCCATAGATATTTCTGGCCTTTCTGTGGCTGACCTGTTCACCCTCATAGTCAAAATTGATCAGATTTGGGGTGTGTTGTCCCCATGAGGCAGGCTCGTTCATGTCTGTCCAAAAGCCATCTACACCGGCCTCTGTATAAAATTCCATTTTTTCGGCCCACCAGCTTCTGGTTTTTTCCATGGTGAAATCTGGAAAGGCACACCAGCCTGGCCATACTTGTCCCTCATAAATTTCACCATCGGGATATTTCAGAAATAAGTTCTCTTCTTTTCCCTCTTCATAGGGCAAGTAATTATTTTCAACCTTTATACCTGGATCCATGATGACCACTACTCTGAATCCTCTTTCTTTAAGGGATCGGATCATGGTTTTGGCATCTGGGAATTTTTCACCATCGAAGGTAAAGACCTTATAAGCTTCCATATGGTGGATGTCCAAGTAAATCACGTCTCCTGGCATATCCTTGTCTCGAAAGGTCTTGGCTAGGGATTTTACCTCAGACTCCGGATAATAGGAATAGCGGCATTGCTGGTAGCCCAAGGACCATTTTGGTGGTAAATTCAGCTTTCCTGTGATATTAGTATAAGCGGAAATAATTTTCTCTACATTTTGGTCATGGAAAAAATAATAGTCCATATCGCCATCTTCAGCAGAAAAATAGGAAAACCTCCTGTTGGAAGCTCCGAAGTTAAATACTGATTTATGGGTATTGTCAAAGAATATCCCATAGGCCAATCCATGATGGATTCCCATATAAAAGGGAATGGACATATATAATGGGTCATCATTCACGCCATAGGCAAAGAAATCGGTATTCCAATTGGTGAAGGCCTGACCTGCTCGATCCAGCCCTCCTGTTTTTTCTCCTAGACCAATGAATCGTTCATTGGTTTGTAGTTTTTTATAATTGCTGACTTCAGTGCCTAGCCAAGATACCCCAAAAGCAGGATCATCCTGATTGATGATTTGCCCATTATGGTCAAGAAAGGTCAGTGCCCATTCATTCTTATTGAGCCGGACCTTGATTTTGGCTGTTTCGAGGTAGATATATTCTTCATCTTCAGAAATAAGGAAAATTTCTTCAGGTGGATTTGCTATAACACTATAAGGGTTGGGGCTAAAATGATCGTGTTGACTGAGCCTGACCCTGATGGTATTATTGGCGTATACGCTAATATTGAATTGTGCATTGACTGTTTGTCC is from Echinicola marina and encodes:
- a CDS encoding type 2 periplasmic-binding domain-containing protein, giving the protein MKTIQIIGVPEHFNYPWIQLVNEQPLLEKGIKLAWKDESKGSGAMNKAIREKEADIAIILTESFIKDKIEGNPGKIIGYHVLSPLTWGVHVPAKAGVKTVNQLQHTPFLISRYGSGSHLMTYLLAKEKGWQPESLQFEVVGNMDGAKDAFADQKPKGFLWEKYTTKPFVDEGYFDRIGEIPTPWPCFVLVAQEELVDSHENELKLIQDLIYQKSMEIRKQDNLSQILSEAYGIQEPDISAWLEQTTWATNNQLSTESLNNTMDILFELGLIKEKTTIENLTAKELVDLI
- a CDS encoding nucleoside deaminase, whose translation is MDKFLKAAIEEAQKGLNEGGIPIGSVLVYEGKIIGRGHNRRVQKGSAILHGEMDAIENAGRQAAKVYQNSVLYTTLSPCPMCSGTILLYRIPKVVIGENQTFMGEETLLKSRGVEVIVSNDNTCKQLMETFITNHPSLWNEDIGI
- a CDS encoding sensor histidine kinase — encoded protein: MEFTLSAYSLTLLIFSVLTLFLSVVVFIGLNKNVRWFGAMMVAVSIWAASDGVMVVVDDLGLMLSIVNAEYVGIALVPVFWLLFVFRFVGKEQWLKPRMVAAQFIFPILTLLMVWTNDYHHLHYQSAAIKEVNGLYGLVTAKGPWYIIHTTYFYCWMIFGMFLLLYQYKKSEGIYRKQTVIIILGSLVPWVANILVVFQVGPFNGFDPTPYGFVVTSFIVVFGFWELSLFDLRPIARNKVVDSMREGMVVLDVEDRIVDFNDQMLRIIGRGKGEVTGLGFGKLGFKDERWKELLEQDTEQVVYLDLLFEGEKRYYEINCKIISGGKRDFRGRLLMFRDITQFRLDQRRLEEQARELSELNMTKDRLLSIISHDMRGPLNSLTQFLEMSESGFISDQEFKAMLPKISENLRQVSGFMENLLVWAMSQLMGENIEKEVFDIDKELSSVVNLFKASIENKGIQVDHLSKGEALVFADPNMTRLVLRNLLSNALKFSDKGDKISIYLEFVGNQTKVLVEDTGVGIPEKNLDRIFSAEAFTTFGTQKEQGTGLGLMLSKDFVEKNGGEIGVESELGKGTKFFFTLPRKAKIKKEKGLLK
- a CDS encoding MFS transporter, whose amino-acid sequence is MQPKIHKKKLSFWQIWNMSFGFLGIQMGFALQNANASRILQTFGADVEHLSLFWLVAPITGMIIQPIIGHYSDRTWTKLGRRRPYFLVGAILAAIGLMLMPNASLFIAFLPALWVGAGFLMIMDASFNIAMEPFRALVADKLPTDQRTLGFAVQTLLIGLGAVIGSWLPYILTEWLGISTSSSDGVVPQNVIWAFMIGATILVASILWTVIRTTEYPPGENDHPSNNTEEQKGILGIFTDFWAMPKTMRQLGLVQFFSWFALFSMWVFTTPALAQHVWELPATDRSSLEFNEAGNYVGVIFGVYNLVSAIFALTLPVIAAKIGRKLTHAVCLTAGGLGLISIILVSNVEMKWLLNISMIGVGIAWASILAMPYAILAGSVPPKKMGVYMGIFNFFITAPQILNGFVGGYIVKYFYDGQAIYALFSAGIILIIAAICVIFVDDKDDVKIMEEELLSEKVQ
- a CDS encoding glycoside hydrolase family 31 protein gives rise to the protein MTTVATSSNRAQNVSAGRIISWKKTSTGLCGQTVNAQFNISVYANNTIRVRLSQHDHFSPNPYSVIANPPEEIFLISEDEEYIYLETAKIKVRLNKNEWALTFLDHNGQIINQDDPAFGVSWLGTEVSNYKKLQTNERFIGLGEKTGGLDRAGQAFTNWNTDFFAYGVNDDPLYMSIPFYMGIHHGLAYGIFFDNTHKSVFNFGASNRRFSYFSAEDGDMDYYFFHDQNVEKIISAYTNITGKLNLPPKWSLGYQQCRYSYYPESEVKSLAKTFRDKDMPGDVIYLDIHHMEAYKVFTFDGEKFPDAKTMIRSLKERGFRVVVIMDPGIKVENNYLPYEEGKEENLFLKYPDGEIYEGQVWPGWCAFPDFTMEKTRSWWAEKMEFYTEAGVDGFWTDMNEPASWGQHTPNLINFDYEGEQVSHRKARNIYGMQMARAAQQGSSYNGQERPFILTRAGFAGIQRYAAAWTGDNVASEEHMLAGIRLVNSLGMSGVAFAGYDVGGFCGEASPALFARWMSIAAFSPLYRAHSMINSKAAEPWSFGEEVEEISRNYLKLRYQLLPLIYNSFHQSSLNGLPLVKSLAINYSHDKNIFDSRFENQYLFCDSLLIAPIESNKEICKVYLPEGQWYYFFNDKEYQGNQEIYLDSPINYLPVMVKGGSILPMQSTVNHTGEDHDGILRLHIYKGSGITEYNHYEDDGLSTAYQNGDYYSRKIILDSDQQTLLLEKSKGEFDSSFKQLELIFHGFETNTIRVNNKTLETEMKSTAFLTRLTDFDPLPDNCLPFLETPALPAVRIHNDSEEIKIFF